One Panicum virgatum strain AP13 chromosome 3N, P.virgatum_v5, whole genome shotgun sequence DNA segment encodes these proteins:
- the LOC120663603 gene encoding uncharacterized protein LOC120663603 → MAALRTGDPPESTRLRIGDDIAWSEINGVYDRDDSLKENTNPKCLLKNHPHHNGSSQRFSGNLKPTAAPIIGLSGKLGAQGGAARRHHHHPPAIFPKKATTGGGGRAPKTAVPEPGSPKVSCIGKVLSDPERARLGRPPRARGSSRPPGCCGFLMRRSRSRNSVVDAECVDQPPPPPPLRREAKEAEQEVPAAAAPGLGGMRRFASGRRAAEWAAEMEDDGRVARSGPL, encoded by the coding sequence ATGGCCGCCTTGCGCACCGGCGACCCGCCGGAGTCCACGCGCCTCCGCATCGGCGACGACATCGCCTGGTCCGAGATCAACGGCGTCTACGACCGCGACGACTCCCTCAAGGAGAACACCAACCCCAAGTGCCTCCTCAAGAACCACCCCCACCACAACGGCTCCTCGCAGCGCTTCTCCGGCAACCTCAAGCCGACGGCCGCGCCCATCATCGGCCTCTCCGGGAAGCTCGGCGCCCAGGGCGGAGCCGCgcggcgccaccaccaccacccgccgGCCATCTTCCCCAAGAAGGCCacgaccggcggtggcggccgcgcgccCAAGACGGCCGTCCCGGAGCCCGGCTCGCCTAAGGTCTCCTGCATCGGGAAGGTCCTCTCCGACCCCGAGCGCGCGCGCCTCGGCCGCCCGCCGAGGGCGCGcgggagctcgaggccgcccGGGTGCTGCGGGTTCTTGATGCGGCGCAGCCGCTCCAGGAACAGCGTCGTGGACGCGGAGTGCGTCGAccagcccccgccgccgccgcctctgcggagggaggcgaaggaggcggagcaggaggtgccggcggcggcggcgccggggcttgGAGGCATGCGGCGGTTCGCGTcggggaggcgggcggcggagtGGGCGGCTGAGATGGAGGACGACGGGCGCGTGGCGAGATCTGGGCCGTTGTAG
- the LOC120668116 gene encoding alpha carbonic anhydrase 7-like, whose translation MVSPRAAIVFLVAASSLAVALSADGGSGPVLYGYASGSATGPENWGKLSPEYRVCGQGKQQSPIDIVTRQAIPNPNLDTLERTYAASHGTLVNDGHDISLKFDGAKVGAITIAGKVYNFDKLHWHSPSDHTINGQRFPLELHLVHKSADGGIAVIGILYQLGAADSFYYQLRSQLAEMAADKCSFAAGEESHVETGLVHLRSLQKRTGSYFRYTGSLTVPPCTENVIWNVLGKVRQISKEQLQLLKAPLPGNDARPVQPLNGRTVQFFNPPNSTISFQM comes from the exons ATGGTGTCCCCCCGTGCGGCCATCGTCTTCCTCGTGgcggcctcctccctcgccgtcgCTCTCTCGG CAGATGGCGGTTCGGGGCCGGTGCTGTACGGGTACGCGTCGGGGAGCGCGACGGGGCCGGAGAACTGGGGGAAGCTGAGCCCCGAGTACCGGGTGTGCGGGCAGGGGAAGCAGCAGTCCCCCATCGACATCGTCACACGGCAGGCCATCCCCAACCCCAACCTCGACACCCTCGAGCGCACCTACGCCGCCTCCCACGGCACGCTGGTCAACGACGGCCACGACATCTCGCTCAAGTTCGACGGCGCCAAGGTCGGGGCCATCACCATCGCCGGCAAGGTCTACAACTTCGACAAGCTGCACTGGCACTCGCCCTCCGACCACACCATCAACGGCCAGCGCTTCCCACTGGAGCTGCACCTCGTCCACAAGAGCGCCGACGGCGGCATCGCCGTCATCGGGATCCTCTACCAGCTCGGCGCTGCCGACTCGTTCTACTACCAGCTCAGGAGCCAGCTGGCGGAGATGGCCGCCGACAAGTGCAGCTTCGCCGCCGGGGAGGAGTCGCACGTCGAGACGGGGCTCGTGCACCTGCGCTCCCTGCAGAAGCGCACCGGCAGCTACTTCCGGTACACGGGCTCCCTCACCGTGCCGCCGTGCACGGAGAACGTCATCTGGAACGTCCTCGGCAAGGTCAGGCAGATCAGcaaggagcagctgcagctgctcaaGGCGCCGCTGCCCGGAAACGACGCGCGACCGGTGCAGCCGCTCAACGGCAGGACCGTACAGTTCTTCAACCCGCCCAACAGCACAATCTCCTTCCAGATGTAA